The Pantoea trifolii nucleotide sequence TGGCGTTGGACTTGCCGATGTAGCGTTTTACCGCCGCAAGGAAAGTCTCGATGTTGTACTTTTTGTTGATCGGCACGATCTCGTCACGAATGGCATCGTTCGGCGCGTGCAGCGAAATTGCCAGCGCTACGTCGATCATGTCGCCCAGCTTATCCAGCGCCGGCACTACACCCGAAGTGGAGAGCGTAACGCGACGTTTTGACAGGCCGAAACCGAAGTCATCCAGCATGATGTCCATTGCTGGAACCACATTGTTCAGGTTCAGCAGCGGCTCACCCATGCCCATCATCACCACGTTGGTGATCGGACGCTGACCGGTAATTTTTGCGGCACCGATAATTTTCGCGGCGCGCCATACCTGGCCGATAATTTCTGATACGCGCAGGTTGCGGTTAAAGCCCTGCTGCGCCGTCGAACAGAATTTGCACTCCAGCGCACAGCCTACCTGCGAAGAGACGCACAAGGTTGCGCGATCCGCTTCAGGGATATAGACGGTTTCAACCAGCTGGTCGCCCACGCGAATCGCCCATTTAATGGTGCCATCGGTGGAACGCATCTCTTCCGCCACTTCCGGCGCACGGATTTCAGCGCGCTGCATCAGCTTACCGCGCAGCACTTTGTTGATGTCGGTCATCTGCTCGAAATCATCGCAGCAGTAGTGATACATCCACTTCATGACCTGATCGGCACGGAACGGCTTTTCGCCCATCTCAAGAAAGAATTCGCGCATCTGCTGACGGTTAAGATCCAGCAGGTTAATTTTTTCGTTTTTTGGGGAAACAACCACGGGGGAAGCGGACGACGGCGTCACAATCTGTTCGGACATAATGTTCTCTGGCCTCGTTGTTACACGTTACGGCTCTGGTTAATAGTAGGAAAAAAACAGCGCCCTCGCTGAGACTGGCTCAACAAGGGCGCATAATTGTACTACATCTGCTGCATGATGCCAGGGGAACCGTTTCACAGATGTTGAACAGCTGTAAAGACGCGTGTCCGCCTGGGCGATCAACGCATTTAGCGAGTGCGTGGGCAGACTTCGTTTTCTGCGAAGAAGTACGCGATTTCGCGTGCTGCAGATTCAGCAGAGTCAGAACCGTGGGTTGCGTTCTCGGTGAAGCTGTCCGCGTAATCCGCACGCAGAGTACCTGCCAGCGCGTTGTCTGGGTTAGTTGCACCCATCAGATCGCGGTGACGCTGAACGGCGTTTTCGCCTTCCAGTACAGAAACCACAACTGGGCCAGAAGTCATGAATTCAACCAGACCATCAAAGAATGGACGGCCTTTGTGCTCAGCGTAGAAGCCTTCAGCCTGCTCTTTGGTCAGGTG carries:
- a CDS encoding bifunctional tRNA (adenosine(37)-C2)-methyltransferase TrmG/ribosomal RNA large subunit methyltransferase RlmN, which gives rise to MSEQIVTPSSASPVVVSPKNEKINLLDLNRQQMREFFLEMGEKPFRADQVMKWMYHYCCDDFEQMTDINKVLRGKLMQRAEIRAPEVAEEMRSTDGTIKWAIRVGDQLVETVYIPEADRATLCVSSQVGCALECKFCSTAQQGFNRNLRVSEIIGQVWRAAKIIGAAKITGQRPITNVVMMGMGEPLLNLNNVVPAMDIMLDDFGFGLSKRRVTLSTSGVVPALDKLGDMIDVALAISLHAPNDAIRDEIVPINKKYNIETFLAAVKRYIGKSNANQGRVTIEYVMLDHVNDSTDNAHELAALLKETPCKINLIPWNPFPGAPYGRSSNSRIDRFSKVLMDYGFTTIVRKTRGDDIDAACGQLAGDVIDRTKRTLRKKMAGEAISVKAL
- the ndk gene encoding nucleoside-diphosphate kinase, with protein sequence MAIERTFSIVKPNAVAKNVIGAIYNRFESAGFKIVGAKMLHLTKEQAEGFYAEHKGRPFFDGLVEFMTSGPVVVSVLEGENAVQRHRDLMGATNPDNALAGTLRADYADSFTENATHGSDSAESAAREIAYFFAENEVCPRTR